In Haloimpatiens massiliensis, the following are encoded in one genomic region:
- a CDS encoding LytTR family DNA-binding domain-containing protein has product MKIRIEVDNKIKEDEVIIRCSELSQDVKNIQIILDDMLSQKKHITFYRGGTEYYISLEKILFFETEKNGICAHTIDNIYNVKYKLYELEEFLPGYFMRVSKSTILNTNHIYSITRSISSSSKVEFQNTHKQVYVSRYYYKPLKIKLLEKGK; this is encoded by the coding sequence ATGAAAATACGAATTGAAGTGGATAACAAAATCAAAGAAGATGAAGTTATTATTAGATGTAGTGAACTAAGTCAAGATGTTAAAAATATTCAAATTATACTTGATGATATGTTGTCACAGAAGAAGCATATAACTTTTTACAGAGGTGGTACTGAGTATTATATTTCCTTAGAAAAAATTTTATTTTTTGAAACTGAAAAAAATGGGATTTGTGCACATACCATTGACAATATATATAATGTGAAATATAAGCTTTATGAACTTGAAGAATTTTTACCAGGATATTTTATGAGAGTTTCAAAATCAACAATTTTAAATACAAATCATATTTACTCCATAACACGCAGCATATCATCATCAAGTAAGGTTGAATTTCAAAATACTCATAAACAGGTATATGTTTCAAGATATTATTATAAACCATTAAAAATTAAATTATTAGAAAAGGGGAAATGA
- a CDS encoding LiaF transmembrane domain-containing protein — translation MKKDGIFWGLIFILGGVLLIINKLGYFPDVNVFSLLLTIFLVVVIVKSLFTLNFSGILFPIAFICIIYDKQLGITKITPWTVLLAAALGSIGLSMIFHKRTKTVNFKCHCEGDKFEKIDIEDGSYVRFNNSFSGTIKYINTDKFEQADLKCSFGAMKVYFDNAVMSNNNAVVRINASFSGIELYIPKSWKIENKTDVFLASIEEKNKNDEITTNTLTLVGNINFSGVEILYI, via the coding sequence ATGAAAAAAGATGGGATTTTTTGGGGATTGATATTTATATTAGGAGGAGTTCTCTTGATTATAAATAAGCTTGGATACTTTCCTGATGTAAATGTGTTTAGTTTATTGTTAACAATTTTTTTAGTAGTAGTTATTGTGAAAAGTTTATTTACTCTTAATTTTTCAGGTATTTTATTCCCTATTGCATTTATTTGTATAATATATGATAAACAATTAGGGATAACAAAGATTACACCTTGGACTGTATTACTTGCAGCAGCACTTGGTAGTATTGGTCTTTCTATGATTTTTCATAAACGTACTAAAACGGTTAATTTTAAATGTCATTGTGAAGGCGATAAGTTTGAGAAAATCGATATAGAAGATGGAAGTTATGTTAGATTTAATAATTCATTTAGTGGTACTATAAAATATATAAATACAGATAAGTTTGAACAAGCGGATTTAAAGTGTTCTTTTGGAGCTATGAAGGTGTATTTTGATAATGCGGTCATGAGTAATAATAATGCTGTAGTTAGGATTAATGCTTCTTTTTCAGGAATAGAACTATATATACCTAAAAGTTGGAAGATTGAGAATAAAACTGATGTATTTTTAGCTTCCATTGAAGAAAAGAATAAAAACGATGAAATAACAACAAATACTTTAACATTAGTTGGTAACATTAATTTTTCAGGAGTAGAAATACTTTACATTTAA